In Pseudochaenichthys georgianus chromosome 6, fPseGeo1.2, whole genome shotgun sequence, a single window of DNA contains:
- the LOC117448707 gene encoding MANSC domain-containing protein 4-like, which produces MNVTWGLLTVLSLACHTESRCSPTSYYKNCWIRRFPGIFINIEESQRRGAQLLKSYQEETALKCSRTCCLTRNFSCNLAIFHYDTTQENVNCFHLHCPTLESCILSHRGNVVLYNITKGADPDLLVFGKYFTSNVRVLPHHYSRGNASELLPPDKRQFIHPPPPAVQPLTPAPTDAPSTTASRAPTITTASRAPTTITTSTTSTSTTSTPTQQSTSEPSTAPTTTAALSSTPLASANNAQTTTPTTSSLAPSFTTPLSPITTTPLIPYNPKTTPAFSTTHAQPSTPPTTFSPMATSPPTSTSLMGSLESSKQSSNDTKSSAVRNHTAGGEEDHGVSGEDTFGGLGSGWHVAAHTLLVAVAVFITVLLSCCCSILLVVSWRGQRKRMGRYRTSWRGKSGSMRLIKYVLVRESSAKTTQRYN; this is translated from the exons ATGAATGTCACATGGGGTTTGCTGACGGTTTTGAGTCTGGCGTGCCACACCGAGTCGAGGTGCTCGCCAACCTCTTATTATAAGAACTGTTGGATCCGACGCTTTCCCGGGATTTTCATCAACATCGAGGAGTCTCAGCGGAGAGGTGCGCAGCTTCTCAAGTCCTACCAGGAGGAGACCGCGCTGAAATGCAGCCGCACCTGTTGCCTCACGAGAAACT TTTCCTGTAATCTGGCAATATTTCACTATGATACAACTCAAGAAAACGTTAACTGCTTCCACCTGCACTGCCCAACGCTGGAGAGCTGCATCCTCAGCCACAGAGGCAACGTGGTTCTGTACAATATCACTAAGG GTGCGGATCCTGACCTGTTGGTGTTTGGGAAATATTTCACCTCTAATGTCCGTGTGTTACCGCACCACTACAGTCGAGGCAACGCCTCAGAGCTGCTTCCACCTGACAAACGGCAGTTCATCCATCCACCTCCGCCCGCTGTACAGCCTCTGACTCCAGCACCCACAGATGCTCCCTCCACCACAGCAAGCAGAGCGCCCACCATCACCACAGCAAGCAGAGCGcccaccaccatcaccacctCCACCACCAGCACCTCCACCACCAGCACCCCCACGCAGCAGAGCACCAGTGAGCCTTCTACAGCCCCCACAACTACCGCTGCCCTGTCCTCCACTCCACTAGCTTCAGCGAACAATGCACAAACAACAACCCCCACCACCTCTTCTCTTGCACCCAGCTTCACTACGCCTCTTTCACCCATCACAACAACCCCACTCATCCCTTACAATCCCAAGACCACTCCTGCCTTTTCTACCACACATGCACAGCCCTCCACACCCCCAACCACCTTCTCTCCGATGGCCACCAGCCCCCCAACTTCCACGTCTCTTATGGGCAGTTTAGAGAGCAGCAAGCAATCCTCCAACGACACGAAGAGCAGCGCGGTGAGGAACCACACTGCGGGCGGTGAGGAAGACCATGGTGTCAGCGGAGAGGACACCTTCGGGGGTTTGGGGTCTGGGTGGCATGTTGCGGCTCACACCCTGCTGGTTGCAGTGGCCGTCTTCATCACGGTGctgctgagctgctgctgctccatCCTGCTGGTGGTGAGCTGGAGGGGTCAGAGGAAGAGGATGGGACGGTACCGGACATCGTGGAGAGGGAAGAGTGGCTCCATGCGTCTGATAAAGTACGTGCTGGTCAGAGAAAGCAGCGCCAAGACAACACAAAGATACAACTGA
- the mrps35 gene encoding small ribosomal subunit protein mS35 — MASHASKAFLSLGRIHVSGVGLQKSLSRATYATGVSTHTGGGNKGRPDRGGQRQGFLKKTRRTSGEPRTDKMVVDQDWTSVYPTATPFRPSAVPLPVRMGYPTKGGVPPGKKGNLELIKIPNFLHLTPVAIRKHCEALKSFCTAWPSALGTDAQCDEHFPVKVESTDYMSAAPSLRNPSARVVHLRVKLSSLNLDDHARKKMLNLVRDRYCKDTDILTITAERCPLRKQNHEYAMYLLTVLYHESWKTEAWEAEKTVADMEEYSWEESPSQKNILSMLVRMKVAGEGEDEEVREQLLGRKEVQEYKNSVTRLRNEGESESTILQYKEAVKKVLNL; from the exons ATGGCATCTCACGCAAGTAAGGCATTTCTGTCCCTAGGTCGAATTCATGTTTCTGGTGTTGGACTCCAGAAATCACTGAGCAGAGCCACATACGCGACCGGTGTGTCGACACACACTGGAGGAGGAAATAAAG gTCGCCCTGATAGAGGCGGTCAACGTCAAGGATTCCTAAAAAAAACCAGGAGGACT TCAGGGGAGCCCAGGACAGATAAGATGGTGGTGGATCAGGACTGGACGTCTGTTTATCCCACAGCCACCCCCTTCAGACCGAGCGCCGTCCCCCTGCCTGTGAGGATGGGCTACCCCACGAAGGGAGGCGTCCCTCCAGGGAAGAAGGGCAACTTGGAACTGATCAAG ATTCCAAATTTTCTGCATTTGACACCGGTGGCCATCAGGAAACATTGTGAAGCTCTGAAAT CCTTCTGTACAGCGTGGCCCTCTGCCTTGGGCACTGACGCCCAATGTGACGAGCACTTCCCCGTCAAAGTGGAGAGCACAGACTACATGTCCGCAGCCCCCTCCCTCAGAAACCCCTCCGCTCGGGTTGTTCATCTCAGA GTAAAACTGTCCAGTTTAAATCTGGATGACCATGCCcgcaagaaaatgctcaatctGGTTCGAGACAGATACTGCAAGGACACCGATATCCTCACCATCACAGCTGAGCG CTGCCCATTGAGGAAGCAGAATCATGAGTATGCCATGTACCTGCTAACTGTCCTTTACCACGAGTCTTGG AAAACCGAGGCCTGGGAGGCTGAGAAGACCGTGGCGGACATGGAGGAATACAGCTGGGAAGAAAGCCCGTCCCAAAAGAACATCTTAAGCATGTTGGTACGCATGAAAGTGGCCGGAGAAGGAGAGGACGAGGAAGTACGAGAGCAGCTGCTGGGAAGAAAAGAGGTGCAGGAGTACAAGAACTCTGTCACGAGGCTGAGGAACGAAGGAGAGAGCGAGAGCACCATTCTGCAGTACAAAGAGGCCGTGAAGAAAGTGCTCAACCTGTAA